A DNA window from Aspergillus nidulans FGSC A4 chromosome V contains the following coding sequences:
- a CDS encoding deubiquitinase OTU2 (transcript_id=CADANIAT00003432), producing the protein MEDLLSRHRKEQKDLQARITQKKKSATKKTRRGVNDECERLQRELSERHQAEIAELTGETIQHQSEPPVDDLENLSLNGDSATNGDTKDLGSTPNGTAGESTTPNSASASASISSGSSSPSATSTTTRTKKPNRQKARLARRAAEQAAAAAAASEEASQLTNHRGNEQEAMDAAFKKLNLKEIEINPDGHCLFSAVATQLDELGLGLRPDPSRIVIGPTTQTRIDTVASPKHDGYRAVRAVTADFIAEHKDEFEPFMEEPLESYTRKIKLTAEWGGQLELQAIARAYGVDINVVQGDGRIEKIEAGDVEEEERAKRVIWLAYYRHTYGLGEHYNALTAKA; encoded by the coding sequence ATGGAAGACCTCCTCTCGCGCCACCgcaaagaacaaaaagattTACAAGCCCGCATTACccagaagaaaaagtccGCAACCAAGAAAACCCGCCGAGGAGTTAACGATGAATGCGAGCGGCTCCAACGAGAACTCTCCGAGCGCCATCAGGCAGAGATTGCGGAATTGACCGGCGAGACAATACAACATCAAAGCGAACCTCCCGTTGACGACTTGGAGAATTTAAGTTTAAATGGCGACAGTGCGACGAATGGAGATACCAAGGACTTGGGGAGCACACCTAATGGCACTGCGGGAGAGTCAACGACACCAAattctgcttcagcatcagcatcaatTTCATCAGGGTCATCGTCGCCGAGCGCAACGAGCACAACCACTCGTACCAAAAAGCCCAACCGACAAAAAGCGCGCTTGGCCAGACGCGCCGCAGAACAAGCTGcggccgcagccgcagcctcagAGGAAGCCTCTCAGCTAACGAACCATCGCGGGAACGAACAAGAGGCGATGGACGCGGCCTTCAAGAAACTCAACCTGAAAGAAATCGAAATAAACCCAGATGGCCACTGCCTCTTTTCCGCAGTCGCAACTCAACTAGACGAACTGGGCCTAGGACTGCGCCCTGATCCCTCACGCATTGTCATAGGACCCACAACTCAGACGCGGATCGATACAGTCGCAAGTCCCAAACACGACGGGTATAGGGCCGTGCGCGCGGTGACGGCGGATTTTATTGCTGAACACAAAGATGAATTCGAACCGTTCATGGAGGAGCCCCTGGAGTCTTACACGCGGAAGATTAAGCTCACAGCGGAATGGGGCGGGCAGTTGGAGCTGCAAGCTATTGCGCGGGCTTATGGGGTGGATATCAATGTCGTGCAGGGCGATGGGAGGATTGAGAAAATTGAGGCtggggatgttgaagaggaggagcgggcGAAACGGGTTATCTGGTTGGCTTATTATAGGCATACGTATGGACTTGGGGAGCATTATAATGCTTTGACGGCGAAGGCTTAA